TATGGTCTTACATTTCTTGAATTCAGGAAAAATATCAGAAAATTCAAGATTGAGACAACTGCCGCCAGTGCATTTGCTTTATAGTATATTCCATAGGCACTTCCTCCATACGCCGGGAGAAATGCCTGGATAACTGCCCAGATAAAATACGCTCCGTCCAGCCACGCCAGCCATTTGGCTTTTACCGGAATGATGAAATATAGCATGAACTGTGCATTCGGATTCATAGCTGCGTATACAAGGAATAACGACATGTTCAGATATCCTGTTCCAAGCGGCAATACAAGCCCTGTCAGTACATAGACCAAAATGGCAGCAATCACATGAAACAGAACTCCGGCAAAGAAGTAGAGGTTAAAACGGAAAGTCCCCCATGCCCGTTCCAGTTCTTTCCCGATAAAATAATAAAGAGATAATGCCACCAGCATCCAGATCAGACTGTATGACGGAGGCTGAATGATAAATGTAATGATCCTCCAGACCTGTCCGTGCAGAATTGCCTGTGCATTCAGGCAGAGATACTGTGCATAAAATGCCGGATTTATCAAGTAGAGCACATATCCGGCTCCATACATGATGATAATGTACAACATCAAATTCGGAACTGCATATCTTCCGATCTTTCGTTCCATTTTGTCCATCCAATTCATATTGTCCTAACTCCTGTTAAAATTATTTTCACACATAGCCATTCTATCGTCTTGCTATTATTTTGTCAATCATACGCTCCCCAGCTTTCTGTAATTTTACATTTTTTACAATTTTTTTATTCGCATTTCATATTTCTTTTATGTTTCTTTTATGTTAAGAACACGATTTCTTAATTGTAATTTGGCGCAAACTGTCGTATAATATTTTAGTTATATTGGCAGATTATATTATAATAGGAAGAGATATCTGCCAAATGAATTTTAATCATATCTTTTTTAATAATAAACATTGAATAAGGAGTACATAAATTATGGTTCAAAACGACATTTACACTCTCGGTATTGACATCGGTTCTACTACGGTTAAGATTGCTGTATTAGATCAGGATAATGAAGTACTGTTCTCCGATTATGAAAGACATTTTGCCAATATCCAGGAGACTTTATCTGATCTTCTTGGGCGTGCCATTCATAAACTTGGTGCCATTCACGTCTCTCCGGTCATCACCGGATCTGGCGGACTGACACTTGCCAAGCATCTGGGGGTACCTTTCGTTCAGGAAGTTATAGCCGTATCCACGGCTCTTCAGGACTACGCTCCTCAGACCGATGTAGCTATTGAGCTCGGCGGTGAAGATGCTAAAATCATTTATTTTGAAGGCGGGAATATTGAACAACGTATGAATGGTGTCTGTGCCGGTGGTACAGGTTCTTTTATTGACC
The sequence above is drawn from the Dorea formicigenerans genome and encodes:
- a CDS encoding rhomboid family intramembrane serine protease, with product MNWMDKMERKIGRYAVPNLMLYIIIMYGAGYVLYLINPAFYAQYLCLNAQAILHGQVWRIITFIIQPPSYSLIWMLVALSLYYFIGKELERAWGTFRFNLYFFAGVLFHVIAAILVYVLTGLVLPLGTGYLNMSLFLVYAAMNPNAQFMLYFIIPVKAKWLAWLDGAYFIWAVIQAFLPAYGGSAYGIYYKANALAAVVSILNFLIFFLNSRNVRPYRPSQVKRKNDFHRQVHKAHPVNYYKDGARHRCAVCGRTELDDPKLEFRYCSKCNGNYEYCQEHLFTHKHVI